The following are from one region of the Primulina eburnea isolate SZY01 chromosome 17, ASM2296580v1, whole genome shotgun sequence genome:
- the LOC140818317 gene encoding mitochondrial carrier protein CoAc2-like isoform X2 gives MGEKSDEREKKGLVLNGLIGEMPVFAKELVAGGLAGGFAKTVVAPLERVKILFQTRRNEFHSLGLLGSFTKIAKTEGLLGFYRGNGASVVRIVPYAALHYMAYEEYRRWIILGFPDVGRGPVLDLVAGSFAGGTAVLFTYPLDLVRTKLAYQVVEPLKRSVEGLTMGESVYKGIRDCFSKTYKEAGVRGLYRGAGLLGQTFTYPIDVVRRQMQVQRLSTSKSSEMKGTMATLVMIAQTQGWKQLFSGLSINYLKVVPSVAIGFTVYDVMKAFLQVPPRDESFAEVAANRRNNQATSLPSSQPLSQTQP, from the exons ATGGGAGAGAAGAGTGATGAAAGAGAGAAAAAGGGGTTGGTGTTGAATGGGTTAATTGGGGAGATGCCTGTTTTCGCAAAGGAGTTGGTTGCTGGTGGGCTGGCAGGTGGGTTTGCCAAGACTGTTGTTGCGCCGCTCGAACGCGTCAAGATCTTGTTCCAG ACGAGACGAAATGAGTTCCATAGTCTTGGCCTTTTGGGATCCTTCACAAAAATAGCAAAAACAGAAGGATTACTTGGTTTTTACAG AGGGAATGGAGCAAGTGTTGTGCGTATTGTGCCTTATGCAGCTTTGCATTATATGGCCTATGAAGAATACCGAAGATGGATAATCCTTGGTTTTCCTGATGTCGGGAGAGGTCCTGTTCTTGATCTCGTTGCTGGTTCATTTGCTGGAGGAACGGCTGTGCTTTTTACTTATCCACTTGATTTAGTTCGAACTAAACTGGCTTACCAG GTTGTTGAACCCTTGAAACGAAGTGTTGAAGGGCTTACTATGGGGGAATCTGTATATAAAGGAATCCGTGATTGCTTCTCCAAGACATACAAGGAGGCCGGAGTACGAGGTCTCTACCGTGGTGCTG GTTTATTGGGTCAGACTTTCACTTATCCTATTGATGTTGTCCGGAGGCAAATGCAG GTCCAGAGGCTATCGACTTCAAAGAGCAGTGAAATGAAAGGAACTATGGCAACTCTTGTGATGATTGCACAAACACAAGGATGGAAGCAATTATTTTCTGGCCTTAGCATCAATTACTTAAAG GTTGTCCCCTCTGTCGCGATTGGATTTACAGTGTATGATGTTATGAAGGCATTCCTGCAGGTTCCACCAAGAGACGAATCTTTCGCGGAGGTCGCTGCTAACCGAAGAAATAATCAGGCAACGTCTCTTCCTTCTTCGCAGCCATTATCTCAAACTCAACCATAG
- the LOC140818212 gene encoding thiamine phosphate phosphatase-like protein codes for MAENIMIVFDFDRTLIDDDSDRWVITNMGLTNLFLQLRRTLPWNSLMDRILEELHIQGKTVDDIAQCLKGIPLHSRVISVIKSAHSLGCDLKVASDSNMFYIKTILEHHGIYHCFSEIVTNPALVDSGGRLRIFPCHDVASSHACNLCPPNLCKGRVIDRIQSETGSRRLIYIGDGMNDFCPTLKLLAADCVMPRKNFPLWGHISKNLELVKAKVCEWSDGEELAKILYSIL; via the exons ATGGCTGAAAACATAATGATTGTGTTTGATTTCGACAGAACGCTGATCGATGATGACAGCGACCGATGGGTGATAACAAATATGGGTCTGACCAATTTGTTCCTTCAGCTTCGACGCACTTTGCCTTGGAATAGTCTCATG GATAGGATTTTGGAAGAGCTTCACATTCAAGGGAAAACAGTTGATGATATTGCTCAGTGCTTAAAAGGGATTCCTTTGCATTCTCGTGTCATCTCCGTGATTAAATCAGCTCATTCTCTTGG ATGTGATTTAAAGGTGGCTAGCGACTCGAATATGTTTTACATCAAAACTATTTTGGAACATCACGGAATATACCATTGTTTCTCGGAGATCGTAACGAACCCTGCTCTCGTAGATAGCGGAGGTAGGCTTAGAATCTTCCCATGCCATGATGTAGCTTCATCTCATGCTTGTAACCTCTGCCCTCCTAATTTATGTAAG GGTCGTGTGATTGATCGAATCCAATCTGAAACTGGGAGCAGGAGATTAATATACATAGGAGATGGCATGAATGATTTTTGTCCAACTCTGAAGCTTCTTGCAGCAGACTGCGTTATGCCAAGAAAGAACTTCCCTTTATGGGGTCACATATCCAAAAATTTGGAACTTGTCAAAGCAAAAGTTTGTGAATGGAGCGATGGGGAAGAGTTAGCAAAGATCCTATACTCGATCTTATAA
- the LOC140818339 gene encoding protein NDL1-like, with protein sequence MAELSGYSVCLDVETIYLGGKEHIVRTGHGPVSVIVYGDQDKPALVTYPDLALNHMSCFQGLFFCPEAATLLLHNFCVYHISPPGHELGAAAVCSDDPVPSVDDLADQILEVLNYFRLGAVMCMGVMAGAYVLTLFAMKFRERVLGLILVSPLCKAPSWTEWLRNKVMSNLLYYYGMCGLLKEFLLHRYFSKEVRGGADVPESDIVQACRRLLDERQSINVLRFLQAIDRRPDLTDGLKTLKCRTLIFVGDNSPFHTDSLYMTTKLDRRYSALVEVQACGSMVTEEQPHAMLVPMEYFLTGYGLYRPSQFSGSPRSPLSPSCIAPELLSPESMGLKLKPIKTRLSSQR encoded by the exons ATGGCTGAATTAAGCGGCTATTCCGTTTGCCTCGATGTGGAAACCATTTATCTCGGCGGGAAG GAACATATTGTGCGAACTGGCCATGGTCCTGTATCTGTTATAGTTTATGGAGACCAAGACAAACCAGCTCTGGTCACTTATCCTGATTTAGCTTTAAATC ATATGTCTTGTTTTCAAGGATTGTTCTTTTGTCCTGAAGCTGCAACTTTGTTGCTTCACAATTTCTGTGTTTACCACATCAGTCCTCCTGGGCATGAG TTGGGTGCTGCTGCAGTTTGTTCTGATGATCCTGTGCCTTCTGTTGACGACTTAGCTGATCAAATACTTGAAGTGCTCAACTATTTCAG GCTTGGCGCAGTTATGTGTATGGGTGTAATGGCTGGAGCTTATGTCCTCACATTGTTTGCA ATGAAATTTAGAGAGCGGGTTCTTGGTTTGATCCTTGTTTCTCCTCTGTGCAAAGCACCGTCTTGGACAGAATGGCTACGTAATAAG GTGATGTCAAATTTGCTGTATTATTATGGAATGTGTGGTCTGCTGAAGGAATTCTTGCTTCACCGTTACTTCAGCAAG GAAGTTCGTGGTGGTGCCGATGTTCCAGAATCGGACATAGTTCAAGCTTGCAGGAGA CTACTTGATGAGAGGCAGAGCATAAATGTGTTGCGGTTCCTTCAAGCTATAGATAG GAGACCTGATCTCACGGATGGGTTGAAGACACTGAAATGTCGAACCCTGATATTTGTTGGCGATAATTCTCCTTTTCATACGGATTCCCTCTATATGACTACGAAACTGGACAGAAGATACAGTGCTTTGGTTGAG GTACAAGCATGTGGATCAATGGTGACTGAGGAGCAACCACATGCAATGCTAGTTCCCATGGAATATTTTCTCACAGGATACGGTCTGTACCGGCCGAGTCAATTCAGTGGCAGTCCTAGAAGTCCATTGAGCCCATCCTGTATTGCACCTGAACTCCTCTCTCCAGAAAGCATGGGATTGAAACTAAAACCGATCAAGACTCGTCTGTCGTCGCAAAGATAA
- the LOC140818317 gene encoding mitochondrial carrier protein CoAc2-like isoform X1 has protein sequence MGEKSDEREKKGLVLNGLIGEMPVFAKELVAGGLAGGFAKTVVAPLERVKILFQTRRNEFHSLGLLGSFTKIAKTEGLLGFYRGNGASVVRIVPYAALHYMAYEEYRRWIILGFPDVGRGPVLDLVAGSFAGGTAVLFTYPLDLVRTKLAYQVVEPLKRSVEGLTMGESVYKGIRDCFSKTYKEAGVRGLYRGAAPSLYGIFPYAGLKFYFYEEMKTHVPENHKKDITVKLVCGSIAGLLGQTFTYPIDVVRRQMQVQRLSTSKSSEMKGTMATLVMIAQTQGWKQLFSGLSINYLKVVPSVAIGFTVYDVMKAFLQVPPRDESFAEVAANRRNNQATSLPSSQPLSQTQP, from the exons ATGGGAGAGAAGAGTGATGAAAGAGAGAAAAAGGGGTTGGTGTTGAATGGGTTAATTGGGGAGATGCCTGTTTTCGCAAAGGAGTTGGTTGCTGGTGGGCTGGCAGGTGGGTTTGCCAAGACTGTTGTTGCGCCGCTCGAACGCGTCAAGATCTTGTTCCAG ACGAGACGAAATGAGTTCCATAGTCTTGGCCTTTTGGGATCCTTCACAAAAATAGCAAAAACAGAAGGATTACTTGGTTTTTACAG AGGGAATGGAGCAAGTGTTGTGCGTATTGTGCCTTATGCAGCTTTGCATTATATGGCCTATGAAGAATACCGAAGATGGATAATCCTTGGTTTTCCTGATGTCGGGAGAGGTCCTGTTCTTGATCTCGTTGCTGGTTCATTTGCTGGAGGAACGGCTGTGCTTTTTACTTATCCACTTGATTTAGTTCGAACTAAACTGGCTTACCAG GTTGTTGAACCCTTGAAACGAAGTGTTGAAGGGCTTACTATGGGGGAATCTGTATATAAAGGAATCCGTGATTGCTTCTCCAAGACATACAAGGAGGCCGGAGTACGAGGTCTCTACCGTGGTGCTG CTCCATCGCTATATGGAATCTTTCCCTACGCGGGATTGAAATTTTACTTCTATGAGGAAATGAAAACCCACGTCCCCGAAAATCACAAAAAGGATATCACAGTTAAACTTGTATGCGGCTCCATTGCAGGTTTATTGGGTCAGACTTTCACTTATCCTATTGATGTTGTCCGGAGGCAAATGCAG GTCCAGAGGCTATCGACTTCAAAGAGCAGTGAAATGAAAGGAACTATGGCAACTCTTGTGATGATTGCACAAACACAAGGATGGAAGCAATTATTTTCTGGCCTTAGCATCAATTACTTAAAG GTTGTCCCCTCTGTCGCGATTGGATTTACAGTGTATGATGTTATGAAGGCATTCCTGCAGGTTCCACCAAGAGACGAATCTTTCGCGGAGGTCGCTGCTAACCGAAGAAATAATCAGGCAACGTCTCTTCCTTCTTCGCAGCCATTATCTCAAACTCAACCATAG